One Staphylococcus simiae genomic region harbors:
- a CDS encoding GAF domain-containing protein, translated as MATFQTTNYDLLKKQTVSLIEDEHNMIAILSNMSALLNDNLDQINWVGFYLIDNGELILGPFQGHPACVHIKIGSGVCGTAVAENQTQVVADVTQFEGHIACDANSRSEIVIPIRVNDKVIGVLDIDAPITNRFHNEDKTNLESIVELIENQLELTDGTK; from the coding sequence ATGGCGACATTTCAAACAACAAATTATGACTTATTAAAAAAACAAACAGTTAGTTTAATTGAAGATGAACATAACATGATTGCAATATTAAGTAATATGTCCGCCCTATTAAATGACAATTTAGATCAAATTAATTGGGTAGGTTTTTATTTAATAGACAATGGCGAACTCATCCTTGGACCTTTCCAAGGTCATCCGGCTTGTGTTCATATTAAAATTGGCAGTGGTGTTTGTGGCACTGCAGTTGCTGAAAATCAAACACAAGTTGTAGCTGACGTAACACAATTTGAAGGACATATAGCATGTGATGCTAATAGTCGTTCTGAAATTGTTATCCCTATTAGAGTTAACGATAAGGTGATTGGCGTACTTGATATTGACGCACCTATCACAAATCGCTTTCATAACGAAGATAAAACAAATTTAGAAAGTATTGTTGAACTAATTGAAAATCAATTAGAACTGACTGATGGAACTAAATAG
- a CDS encoding TSUP family transporter produces MDLSLTIISTIIVFGFVAAFIDSVVGGGGLISTPALLAIGLPPSVALGTNKLASSFGSFTSALRFIRSGKVDLKVVSKLFIFVFLASSLGAFVATMIPSQILKPLIIIALTSVFIFTIFKKDWGSVRTFTHFTVAKAILFAGLFIVIGFYDGFVGGGTGSFMLFVLLLFGFDFLSAAGNAKVLNFASNLGALVLFMALGQVNYVYGLIMAASMIVGSYVGAQFAIKQGVGYIKVLFIVITAILIVKNIYDYLQQIVHH; encoded by the coding sequence ATGGATTTAAGTTTAACTATTATTTCGACTATTATTGTTTTTGGTTTTGTAGCAGCATTTATAGATTCAGTTGTAGGTGGAGGCGGACTAATTTCAACACCGGCTTTATTAGCAATTGGTTTACCGCCATCTGTAGCATTAGGAACGAATAAACTAGCGAGCTCATTTGGCTCATTCACAAGTGCGTTACGATTTATCCGTTCAGGAAAAGTCGATTTAAAAGTAGTAAGTAAACTTTTTATATTCGTCTTTTTAGCATCATCACTTGGTGCATTTGTAGCAACCATGATTCCATCACAAATACTTAAACCATTAATTATTATTGCGCTAACATCTGTATTTATATTTACAATTTTTAAAAAAGATTGGGGAAGTGTGAGAACTTTTACACATTTCACAGTAGCCAAAGCAATATTATTTGCTGGGTTATTCATTGTTATCGGTTTTTATGATGGATTCGTTGGTGGTGGTACTGGGTCGTTTATGTTGTTCGTTTTATTATTATTTGGGTTTGACTTTTTAAGTGCTGCTGGTAATGCCAAAGTATTAAACTTTGCTTCAAATCTTGGTGCATTAGTTTTATTTATGGCATTAGGCCAAGTGAATTATGTTTATGGTCTTATTATGGCTGCTAGTATGATTGTTGGTTCATATGTTGGTGCGCAATTCGCCATTAAACAAGGTGTCGGCTATATTAAAGTTTTATTTATAGTGATTACAGCTATTTTAATAGTTAAAAATATATATGACTATCTTCAACAAATCGTACATCATTAG
- a CDS encoding glycerophosphodiester phosphodiesterase gives MKITKPYKEFKIVAHRGLPNTYPENTMVGYKAALMHHIDMLEIDIHLTKDNQLVIIHDDKLDRTSNGKGLITNYTLDELKSFDFGSYKDISYQDETIPTLEEVLQTAKQFSKQLLIEIKKPNQYPNIEKILLETLKRHNIPEHKVIIQSFDINSIEYLYNMDCPYELGVLCSKKKYWYKRPDFAKIAQCATYANPNYMLVTKQFIKEAHKVGLKVLPYTVNKSKVAQKMINYGVDGLITDVPFEIFKL, from the coding sequence GAAAATACGATGGTTGGCTACAAAGCCGCTTTAATGCATCATATTGATATGTTAGAAATTGATATTCATTTAACTAAAGATAATCAACTCGTTATTATTCATGATGATAAACTTGATCGAACTTCTAATGGAAAAGGTTTGATTACAAATTATACATTGGATGAACTTAAGTCATTTGATTTTGGTAGTTATAAGGATATAAGTTATCAAGATGAAACTATACCAACATTGGAAGAAGTATTACAAACAGCTAAACAATTTTCAAAACAATTACTTATTGAAATAAAGAAACCAAATCAATATCCTAATATAGAGAAGATATTATTAGAGACGTTGAAACGACATAACATTCCAGAACATAAAGTGATTATTCAATCATTTGATATTAACAGTATTGAATATTTATATAATATGGATTGTCCTTACGAATTAGGTGTATTATGTAGTAAAAAGAAGTACTGGTATAAAAGACCTGATTTCGCTAAAATAGCTCAATGTGCAACTTATGCAAATCCTAATTATATGCTAGTGACTAAGCAATTTATCAAAGAGGCTCATAAAGTTGGATTGAAAGTCTTACCTTACACTGTGAATAAAAGTAAAGTTGCTCAAAAAATGATTAACTATGGTGTCGATGGATTAATTACAGATGTACCATTTGAAATTTTTAAATTATAA
- a CDS encoding cysteine desulfurase family protein: MFNLIYLDNAATTKALPEVLESFVKVNQTMYFNPNSPHKAGLQAEQLLQQAKQQIKNMINSNMNYDVVFTSGATESNNIALKGIAYRKKDTANEIITSVIEHPSVLEVVRYLAEQQGFILKLVDVDKDGKINLDHLKSLMTEKVGLVTCMYANNITGQIQPIKQIADIVKSYPKAHFHVDAVQAFGKIPMTYDNIDSLSFSGHKFNGLKGQGLLLINHVQNIEPTIHGGGQEYNVRSGTINLPIDIAMVKAMKEAINNVDHLHATISHFNQELRQFLTNYQGVYINSAEDGSPYILNVSFPGVKGEVLVNAFSKHDIMVSTTSACSSKRHKLNEVLKAMNISDLAIEGSIRLSMGMTTTSQDIAIFKEKFKLIYEEIKELLK, translated from the coding sequence GTGTTTAATTTGATATACCTAGATAATGCTGCAACGACAAAAGCTTTACCAGAAGTTTTAGAGTCTTTTGTCAAAGTAAATCAAACAATGTATTTTAATCCTAATAGTCCACATAAAGCTGGATTACAAGCAGAACAATTACTGCAACAAGCAAAACAACAAATTAAAAATATGATTAACTCTAATATGAATTATGATGTAGTGTTTACGAGTGGAGCAACAGAATCTAACAATATAGCACTTAAAGGAATAGCTTATCGTAAAAAAGATACGGCAAATGAGATTATAACATCCGTCATTGAGCATCCATCTGTATTAGAAGTTGTTAGATATTTAGCTGAACAACAGGGATTTATTTTGAAATTAGTAGATGTTGATAAAGATGGCAAAATTAATCTTGATCACTTAAAGTCATTGATGACAGAAAAAGTTGGTTTAGTTACATGTATGTATGCAAATAATATCACAGGCCAAATTCAACCGATTAAGCAAATTGCTGACATAGTTAAAAGTTATCCTAAAGCACATTTTCATGTTGATGCAGTTCAAGCTTTCGGAAAAATTCCAATGACATATGATAATATTGATAGTTTAAGTTTCAGTGGTCATAAATTTAATGGTTTAAAAGGACAAGGCTTGTTATTAATTAATCATGTACAAAACATAGAACCAACTATTCATGGTGGTGGGCAAGAATATAATGTCAGAAGTGGTACTATAAATTTACCAATTGATATTGCCATGGTTAAAGCGATGAAAGAAGCTATAAATAATGTAGATCATTTACACGCAACGATAAGTCATTTTAATCAAGAATTACGTCAATTTTTAACCAATTATCAAGGTGTCTATATCAACTCAGCCGAAGACGGTTCACCATATATTTTAAATGTAAGTTTTCCAGGGGTTAAAGGAGAAGTGCTTGTTAATGCATTTTCTAAACATGATATTATGGTTTCTACTACCAGTGCTTGCTCGTCTAAAAGGCATAAATTAAATGAAGTATTAAAGGCTATGAATATCTCTGATCTTGCAATTGAAGGTAGTATTAGATTATCAATGGGAATGACGACAACTTCACAAGACATAGCTATTTTTAAAGAAAAATTCAAATTAATCTATGAAGAAATTAAGGAGTTGCTAAAATAA
- the ezrA gene encoding septation ring formation regulator EzrA, whose product MVLYIILAIIVIILIAVGVLFYLRSTKRQVIEKAIERKKEVETLPFDQNLAQLSKLNLKGETKTKYEVMKKDNLESANKYLAPVEEKIHNAETLLDKFNFTASQSEIDDANELMDQYEQNYEQQQHQVNEIVALYKDNDGLYDKCKVDYREMKRDVLANRHQFGEAASLLESEIERFEPQLEQYEILKADGNYVQAHNHISALHEHMEQLKSYMEEIPELIRETQKELPGQFQDLKYGCRDLKVEGYDLDHVKVDSTLQSLKTELSFVEPLISRLELDEANDKLANINDKLDEMYDLIEHEVKAKNEVEETKDIITDNLFKAKDMNYTLQTEIEYVRENYYINESDAQSVRQFENEIQSLISVYDDILKEMSKSAVRYSEVQDNLQYLEDHVTVINDKQEKLQNHLIQLREDEAEAEDNLLRVQSKKEEVYRRLLASNLTSVPERFIIMKNEIDHEVREVNEQFNERPIHVKQLKDKVSKIVIQMNTFEDEANDVLVNAVYAEKLIQYGNRFRKDYSSVDKSLNEAERLFKNNRYKRSIEISEQALESVEPGITKHIEEEVIKG is encoded by the coding sequence ATGGTGTTATATATCATTTTAGCAATCATTGTGATTATTTTAATTGCTGTCGGCGTATTGTTTTATTTACGTTCCACTAAGCGACAAGTAATTGAAAAAGCAATTGAGCGTAAAAAAGAAGTAGAAACATTACCTTTTGATCAAAATCTTGCGCAATTATCTAAGTTAAATTTAAAAGGTGAAACAAAAACAAAATATGAAGTAATGAAAAAGGACAACTTAGAAAGTGCAAACAAATATTTAGCTCCTGTAGAAGAAAAGATTCATAATGCTGAAACATTATTAGATAAATTTAATTTCACTGCATCACAAAGTGAAATAGATGATGCTAATGAATTAATGGATCAATATGAACAAAATTATGAGCAACAACAACATCAAGTTAATGAAATTGTTGCATTGTATAAAGATAACGACGGACTTTATGACAAATGTAAGGTCGATTACCGTGAGATGAAGCGTGATGTGCTTGCTAATCGTCATCAATTTGGAGAGGCTGCATCATTATTAGAATCAGAAATTGAACGTTTTGAACCACAACTTGAACAATATGAAATATTGAAAGCTGATGGTAACTATGTTCAAGCGCATAATCATATTTCAGCATTACATGAGCATATGGAACAATTAAAGTCTTACATGGAAGAAATACCAGAGCTTATTAGAGAAACTCAAAAAGAGCTACCTGGTCAATTCCAAGATTTAAAATATGGTTGTCGTGATTTGAAAGTCGAAGGTTATGACTTAGATCATGTTAAAGTAGATAGTACTTTACAAAGCTTAAAAACAGAATTAAGTTTTGTTGAACCATTAATTAGTCGCTTAGAATTAGATGAAGCAAATGATAAACTTGCAAATATTAATGATAAGTTAGATGAAATGTACGATTTAATTGAGCACGAAGTTAAAGCCAAAAATGAAGTCGAAGAAACTAAAGATATCATTACAGATAACTTGTTCAAAGCTAAAGACATGAACTACACGTTACAAACTGAAATTGAATATGTACGTGAGAATTACTACATTAATGAATCAGATGCACAAAGTGTTCGTCAATTTGAAAACGAAATACAAAGTTTAATTTCTGTATATGATGATATTTTAAAAGAAATGTCAAAATCTGCAGTTCGTTATAGTGAAGTTCAAGATAATCTGCAATATTTAGAAGATCATGTTACAGTTATTAACGACAAACAAGAAAAACTGCAAAATCATCTCATTCAACTTAGAGAAGATGAAGCAGAAGCGGAAGATAACTTACTTCGAGTACAATCTAAAAAAGAAGAAGTTTATCGTCGCTTATTAGCATCAAATTTAACAAGTGTACCAGAACGTTTTATTATTATGAAAAATGAAATAGACCATGAAGTACGTGAAGTAAATGAACAATTTAATGAAAGACCAATTCACGTCAAACAATTAAAAGACAAAGTTTCGAAAATTGTTATCCAAATGAATACGTTTGAAGATGAAGCCAATGATGTATTAGTTAATGCTGTTTACGCTGAGAAATTGATCCAATATGGTAATAGATTTAGAAAAGATTATAGCAGTGTAGATAAAAGTTTAAATGAAGCAGAACGTTTATTTAAAAATAATCGATATAAACGCTCGATTGAAATTTCTGAACAAGCACTTGAAAGTGTTGAACCAGGCATAACTAAGCATATTGAAGAAGAAGTTATTAAAGGATAA
- the thiI gene encoding tRNA uracil 4-sulfurtransferase ThiI, whose amino-acid sequence MKYDHLLVRYGELTLKGSNRKKFVNQLRDNVHRSLKGLDGFLVKGKRDRMYIELQEHADINEIIQRLSKIFGIKSISPVIKIDKELETINQAAVSFAQQFETNSTFKIDVKRTDKNYPMDTYELQREIGGAVLSNVDDITVNVKKPDHEIRVEVRLDAIYMYVDVVAGAGGLPVGTGGKTLLMLSGGIDSPVAGVEVMKRGVTIEAIHFHSPPFTSEQAKEKVIELTRILAERVGPIKLHIVPFTELQKQVNKVVHPRYTMTSTRRMMMRVADKLVHKIGAYAIVNGENLGQVASQTLQSMYAINSVTSTPVLRPLLTYDKEEIIVKSKDIGTFETSIQPFEDCCTIFTPKNPVTEPNFDKVVQYESTFDFEDMINHAVDNIETLTISSDYKTEQQQQTDDLINDFL is encoded by the coding sequence ATGAAATATGATCACTTATTAGTGAGATATGGAGAACTGACGTTAAAAGGTTCTAACCGTAAAAAATTTGTTAATCAATTGCGTGATAATGTCCATCGTTCATTAAAAGGACTAGATGGTTTTTTAGTAAAAGGTAAAAGAGATCGTATGTATATAGAATTACAAGAGCATGCGGATATTAATGAAATAATACAACGTTTATCTAAAATATTTGGAATTAAATCTATTAGTCCGGTTATTAAAATTGATAAAGAACTTGAAACGATCAATCAAGCAGCAGTATCTTTTGCACAACAATTTGAAACAAATAGCACATTTAAAATAGATGTTAAACGCACCGATAAAAATTATCCAATGGATACATATGAACTACAACGTGAAATTGGTGGAGCAGTACTATCAAATGTTGATGATATAACTGTTAATGTCAAAAAACCAGATCACGAAATAAGAGTTGAAGTAAGATTAGATGCTATTTATATGTATGTTGATGTTGTTGCGGGAGCTGGTGGATTACCAGTTGGCACTGGTGGAAAAACATTATTAATGTTATCAGGTGGTATAGACTCACCTGTGGCAGGTGTTGAAGTAATGAAACGCGGTGTTACAATCGAAGCGATTCATTTCCATAGTCCGCCATTTACGAGTGAACAAGCTAAAGAAAAAGTAATTGAATTAACTAGAATTTTAGCAGAGCGTGTAGGACCTATTAAGTTACACATTGTTCCTTTCACTGAACTACAAAAACAAGTCAATAAAGTTGTTCATCCAAGGTATACAATGACATCTACAAGACGTATGATGATGCGTGTCGCTGATAAATTAGTTCATAAGATTGGCGCGTATGCCATTGTAAATGGTGAGAACCTTGGTCAAGTTGCAAGTCAAACACTACAAAGTATGTATGCAATCAATAGTGTGACATCGACACCAGTATTACGCCCATTATTAACTTATGACAAAGAAGAAATCATTGTGAAATCAAAAGATATCGGTACTTTTGAAACTTCAATACAACCATTTGAAGATTGTTGTACAATATTCACACCAAAGAATCCTGTCACAGAACCTAATTTTGACAAAGTTGTCCAATATGAAAGTACATTTGATTTTGAAGATATGATTAATCATGCTGTTGACAATATAGAGACTCTAACAATTTCAAGTGACTATAAAACTGAACAACAACAACAAACGGATGATTTAATTAATGATTTCTTATAA
- the rpsD gene encoding 30S ribosomal protein S4, giving the protein MARFRGSNWKKSRRLGISLSGTGKELEKRPYAPGQHGPNQRKKLSEYGLQLREKQKLRYLYGMTERQFRNTFDIAGKKFGVHGENFMILLASRLDAVVYSLGLARTRRQARQLVNHGHILVDGKRVDIPSYSVKPGQTISVREKSQKLNIIVESVEINNFVPEYLNFDADSLTGTFVRLPERSELPAEINEQLIVEYYSR; this is encoded by the coding sequence ATGGCTCGATTCAGAGGTTCAAACTGGAAAAAATCTCGTCGTTTAGGTATCTCTTTAAGTGGTACTGGTAAAGAATTAGAAAAACGTCCTTACGCACCAGGACAACATGGTCCTAACCAACGTAAAAAATTATCAGAATATGGTTTACAATTACGTGAAAAACAAAAATTACGTTACTTATATGGAATGACTGAAAGACAATTCCGTAATACATTCGACATCGCTGGTAAAAAATTCGGTGTACATGGTGAAAACTTCATGATTCTATTAGCAAGTCGTTTAGACGCTGTTGTATATTCATTAGGTTTAGCTCGTACTCGTCGTCAAGCACGTCAATTAGTTAACCACGGTCATATCTTAGTAGATGGTAAACGTGTAGACATCCCATCTTATTCTGTTAAACCTGGTCAAACTATTTCAGTTCGTGAAAAATCACAAAAATTAAACATCATTGTTGAATCAGTTGAAATTAATAATTTCGTACCTGAATATTTAAACTTTGATGCAGACAGCTTAACTGGTACTTTCGTACGTTTACCAGAACGTAGCGAATTACCTGCTGAAATCAACGAACAATTAATCGTTGAGTACTACTCAAGATAA
- the tpx gene encoding thiol peroxidase, translating into MTEITFKGGPIQLVGQQVNEGDIAPDFTVLDNDLNQVTLADYAGKKKLISVVPSIDTGVCDQQTRKFNEEASKEDGVVLTISADLPFAQKRWCASNGLDNVITLSDHRDLSFGENFGVVMEELRLLARSVFVLDADNKVVYKEIVSEGTDFPDFDSALTAYKNI; encoded by the coding sequence ATGACTGAAATAACATTTAAAGGTGGACCAATACAATTAGTTGGACAACAAGTTAATGAAGGAGATATCGCTCCAGATTTTACAGTGTTAGATAACGATTTGAATCAAGTTACATTAGCTGACTATGCAGGTAAAAAGAAATTGATTAGTGTTGTACCATCAATTGATACAGGCGTTTGTGACCAACAAACACGTAAATTTAATGAAGAAGCTTCAAAAGAAGATGGCGTTGTATTAACAATTTCTGCTGACTTACCATTTGCTCAAAAAAGATGGTGTGCTTCTAACGGTTTAGATAATGTTATTACTTTAAGTGATCACCGTGACTTATCTTTTGGTGAAAACTTTGGTGTAGTTATGGAAGAATTACGCTTACTAGCACGTTCAGTATTTGTCTTAGATGCTGACAATAAAGTAGTGTATAAAGAGATTGTTAGTGAAGGAACAGATTTCCCAGACTTTGACTCTGCTTTAACTGCATATAAA